The Staphylococcus sp. KG4-3 genome has a window encoding:
- a CDS encoding sensor histidine kinase: MLNLFILLLERVGLIILIAYILMNINHFKSMMNDREKRRSQWQLIIIFGCFSMLSNFTGVQIRGDEIINGTVYNHLSPDASLANTRVLTIGVSGLIGGPFVALAVALISGIYRVYIGGADAYIYLISSIIIALVSGYFGHKAMRANRYPTIVKGALIGGATEIIQMLCILVFSDNTVHAWTLVKLIALPMISINSIGTAIFLSIILSTIKKEEETRAIQTHDVLQLANQTLPYFRSGLNEQSAKQAAEIILNLMRVSAVAITNRKDILTHVGVASDHHVAQKAIITDLSKIAIQTGTLKEAYSSEDIGCNHPGCPLEAAIVMPLHVKNEVVGTLKLYFTNKHDVNFSDKQLATGLADIFSSQLELGQAETQNALIRDAEIKSLQAQVNPHFFFNSINTISALVRIDSEKARELLLQLSQFFRSNLQGTRNNTISLEKELQQVEAYLSLEQARYPDRFNVSFDIADSSYGALVPPFAIQILVENAIKHAFKNRKYDNNIIVKAHQNNYGLNISVSDNGQGIPVNKLDKIGKTSVYSESGTGSALENLNQRLDGLFGHKAKLHFESNKQGTKVSCTIPHHTTEEG, from the coding sequence ATGTTAAATTTATTTATCTTATTATTAGAACGCGTTGGTTTAATTATACTGATTGCATATATTTTAATGAATATTAATCATTTTAAATCGATGATGAATGACCGAGAAAAGCGACGTTCGCAATGGCAATTGATTATCATATTTGGTTGTTTCTCCATGCTTTCAAATTTTACTGGAGTACAAATTCGCGGTGATGAAATTATCAACGGTACGGTCTATAATCATTTGAGCCCTGATGCATCGTTAGCAAATACACGTGTATTAACAATTGGAGTATCAGGACTAATCGGTGGTCCATTCGTTGCCTTAGCTGTAGCACTGATTTCAGGGATTTACCGTGTCTATATCGGAGGTGCAGATGCATACATATATTTAATTTCTTCTATCATTATTGCCCTTGTTTCAGGTTATTTTGGTCATAAAGCTATGCGAGCTAATAGATATCCAACTATTGTAAAAGGCGCGCTCATCGGTGGTGCTACAGAAATCATTCAAATGCTTTGTATTTTAGTATTTTCTGATAATACCGTACACGCATGGACGTTAGTAAAACTTATTGCCTTACCTATGATATCTATAAATTCAATAGGTACAGCTATATTCTTATCTATCATCCTTTCAACAATTAAGAAAGAAGAAGAAACCCGTGCAATCCAAACTCATGATGTTTTACAATTAGCTAACCAGACATTACCTTATTTCCGTTCAGGTTTAAATGAGCAATCCGCTAAACAAGCTGCTGAAATCATTCTAAACCTAATGCGTGTTTCAGCAGTTGCTATTACAAATCGTAAAGACATATTAACTCACGTTGGTGTTGCAAGTGATCATCACGTTGCACAAAAAGCAATTATTACGGATTTATCAAAAATTGCTATTCAAACTGGAACTTTAAAAGAAGCTTATTCAAGTGAAGATATTGGTTGTAACCACCCTGGTTGTCCGCTAGAAGCTGCTATTGTTATGCCATTACATGTAAAAAATGAAGTAGTCGGTACATTAAAACTCTATTTTACTAATAAGCATGACGTTAACTTTTCCGATAAACAGCTTGCAACCGGTCTAGCAGATATATTTTCTAGCCAACTTGAGCTTGGACAAGCTGAAACGCAAAATGCGTTAATAAGAGATGCTGAGATTAAGTCGCTCCAAGCTCAAGTTAATCCTCACTTTTTCTTTAACTCAATTAATACTATTTCAGCATTAGTACGAATCGATAGTGAAAAAGCAAGAGAATTATTATTACAACTCAGTCAATTTTTCCGTTCAAATTTGCAAGGTACACGTAATAATACCATTTCTTTAGAAAAGGAATTACAGCAGGTTGAGGCTTATTTATCATTAGAACAAGCGCGTTATCCAGATCGTTTTAATGTTAGTTTTGATATCGCTGATTCAAGCTATGGTGCTTTAGTGCCACCTTTTGCAATTCAAATCCTTGTAGAAAATGCAATTAAACATGCATTTAAAAATAGAAAGTATGACAACAATATTATTGTAAAAGCTCACCAAAATAACTACGGATTAAATATTTCTGTCTCAGATAATGGACAAGGCATACCAGTAAATAAACTTGATAAAATCGGAAAAACTAGTGTTTATTCAGAATCTGGTACAGGAAGTGCATTAGAAAATTTAAATCAAAGATTAGATGGTTTATTTGGCCATAAAGCTAAACTTCATTTTGAATCAAATAAACAAGGTACAAAAGTAAGTTGTACCATTCCACATCACACTACAGAGGAGGGGTAA
- the lrgB gene encoding antiholin-like protein LrgB gives MIEHLAINTPYFGILLSLIPFIIATFLFKKTNGFFLFTPLFVSMVVGIAFLKFTGIDYANYKIGGDIINFFLEPATICFAIPLYKKRDVLKKYWKQVLGGITLGTTAALICIYLIAEAFQFSNGIIASMLPQGATTAIALPVSADIGGIKELTSLAVILNGVIIYALGTKLIKLFNITNPIARGLALGTSGHSLGVSSAQEFGETEASMASISLVIVGVIVVVVAPILATILL, from the coding sequence ATGATTGAACATTTAGCTATTAACACGCCCTATTTCGGTATTTTACTTTCATTGATACCATTTATTATAGCCACATTTTTATTTAAAAAAACTAATGGCTTTTTCTTATTCACACCACTATTTGTAAGTATGGTAGTAGGTATAGCATTTCTAAAATTTACTGGCATAGATTATGCAAATTATAAAATTGGCGGAGACATCATTAATTTCTTCCTGGAACCGGCTACTATATGTTTCGCTATTCCTTTATATAAAAAACGTGATGTTTTAAAAAAATACTGGAAACAAGTACTAGGAGGTATTACATTAGGTACCACGGCAGCACTAATTTGCATTTACTTAATAGCTGAAGCATTCCAATTTTCTAATGGCATTATTGCATCTATGTTACCTCAAGGTGCGACAACTGCTATTGCACTACCTGTTTCAGCGGACATAGGTGGAATTAAAGAACTAACTTCATTAGCTGTTATATTAAATGGCGTAATTATTTACGCACTCGGTACAAAGTTAATCAAACTATTTAATATTACCAATCCTATCGCTCGTGGCCTTGCACTTGGCACAAGTGGGCATTCCTTAGGCGTCTCTTCAGCACAAGAATTTGGTGAAACAGAAGCTTCAATGGCATCTATTTCATTAGTTATTGTCGGTGTAATTGTAGTAGTTGTTGCTCCAATTCTTGCAACAATATTACTTTAA
- a CDS encoding alpha/beta hydrolase family protein, which produces MALLTINYKSKTIGMNHQFIAILPEDVSYFNTKIEPKQLKTMLLLHGLSSDETSYMRYTSIERYANDHQIAVIMPNADHSGYSNMKFGHKYFDYVLEVLDYAHQILPLSQKREDNFIAGHSMGGYGTIKYALTQGHRFAKACPLSSVFNAQTFIDIDWNDFSGQAIAGVDKMTQDTELDPYYLVDKAIAESKVIPELLIMCGTEDQLYEDNKQFISYLDAQKVSYQFEDGPGKHDYAYWDKAVKRAIEWFIG; this is translated from the coding sequence ACAAATCCAAAACTATTGGTATGAACCACCAATTTATAGCAATTTTACCTGAAGATGTTAGTTATTTTAATACGAAGATAGAGCCTAAACAATTAAAGACAATGTTATTGTTACACGGTTTATCAAGTGATGAAACTTCTTATATGCGCTATACAAGTATTGAACGTTATGCAAATGACCATCAAATTGCAGTTATTATGCCTAACGCTGACCATAGTGGTTATAGTAATATGAAATTTGGTCATAAATACTTTGACTATGTATTAGAAGTATTAGATTATGCACATCAAATCTTACCATTATCACAGAAGAGAGAGGATAACTTTATTGCAGGCCATTCTATGGGAGGATATGGAACGATAAAATATGCCTTAACACAAGGTCATCGTTTTGCTAAAGCTTGCCCATTATCATCTGTATTTAATGCACAAACCTTTATAGACATTGATTGGAATGACTTTTCAGGCCAAGCAATTGCAGGTGTAGATAAAATGACACAGGATACAGAACTTGATCCGTATTATTTAGTAGATAAAGCAATAGCTGAAAGCAAAGTAATACCAGAGTTACTTATTATGTGTGGAACAGAAGATCAACTCTACGAAGACAATAAACAGTTTATATCATATTTGGACGCGCAAAAAGTATCTTACCAATTTGAAGATGGACCTGGTAAGCATGATTATGCTTATTGGGACAAGGCAGTAAAACGTGCAATTGAATGGTTCATAGGGTAA
- a CDS encoding response regulator transcription factor LytR — MKAIIVDDEPLARNELHYLLNQIRSFDLIKEAENISETLELLLYDNYDVIFLDINLMDESGLDLANKIKKMKHRPLIIFATAHDTFAVKAFELDAIDYILKPFEQQRIAQAIHKVEQVLNSNIEQQNFINNDNNHNETHNKLENTPNVLPIEVNERIHIINLDDIIAISVNNGITTINTTLNKFETSEPLNHYEKKLDTTQFMRIHRATLINKTHIQTIEHWFNYTYQLTMTNQLKFQVSRSYMKSFKQDMGLS, encoded by the coding sequence ATGAAAGCAATTATCGTAGATGATGAACCGCTAGCACGTAATGAACTACACTATTTATTAAATCAAATTCGTTCATTTGATTTAATTAAAGAAGCCGAAAATATCTCTGAAACTTTAGAATTATTACTTTATGATAACTACGATGTTATTTTTTTAGATATTAATTTAATGGATGAAAGTGGTCTGGATTTAGCTAATAAAATAAAAAAAATGAAACATCGCCCTTTGATTATTTTCGCTACTGCACATGATACTTTTGCGGTAAAGGCGTTTGAATTAGATGCTATTGACTATATTTTAAAACCATTTGAGCAACAACGAATCGCACAAGCTATCCATAAAGTTGAACAAGTGCTTAACTCAAATATTGAACAACAAAATTTTATAAATAATGATAATAACCACAATGAGACACACAATAAACTTGAGAATACGCCAAACGTACTCCCTATTGAAGTTAACGAGCGTATTCATATTATTAATTTAGATGATATTATCGCAATTTCCGTCAATAACGGGATCACAACGATAAATACGACACTCAATAAATTTGAAACTTCTGAACCGTTGAACCATTATGAAAAAAAATTAGACACTACTCAATTTATGAGAATTCATCGTGCCACTTTAATTAACAAGACACATATTCAAACAATTGAACATTGGTTCAACTATACTTATCAATTAACCATGACTAATCAATTAAAATTCCAAGTGAGTCGCTCTTATATGAAATCATTCAAACAAGATATGGGGTTATCTTGA
- the lrgA gene encoding antiholin-like murein hydrolase modulator LrgA, producing the protein MEANKQQNAEQTQHSKTYNFFHQALVIAIIMLISNIIESFMPIPMPASVIGLVLLFIALCTGIIKLGQVEKVGTTLTNNIGFLFVPAGVSVINSLGILSTSPILIILLIIISTLLLLLCTGFFAQMLITKSFIPRKRPQKQLAEDKL; encoded by the coding sequence ATGGAAGCAAACAAACAACAAAATGCAGAACAAACTCAGCATTCAAAAACATATAATTTTTTCCATCAAGCACTTGTGATTGCTATTATCATGCTCATTTCAAATATTATCGAAAGTTTCATGCCAATTCCTATGCCCGCTTCAGTTATAGGTCTTGTGTTATTATTTATAGCGTTATGTACAGGTATTATTAAACTTGGTCAAGTCGAGAAAGTCGGTACAACGTTAACGAACAATATTGGTTTTCTATTTGTCCCAGCGGGTGTATCAGTTATTAATTCACTAGGCATTTTAAGTACGAGCCCTATCCTAATTATTTTATTAATCATTATTTCAACACTCTTATTGTTATTATGTACAGGGTTCTTTGCTCAAATGCTTATAACTAAATCCTTTATTCCAAGAAAAAGACCACAAAAACAACTTGCGGAGGATAAATTATGA
- a CDS encoding M20/M25/M40 family metallo-hydrolase, whose protein sequence is MAQELWQTYEDRLKLLKNLVKHETVTNTQGEIAFPNFVKNLLLKLDYFQQHQSQVLLEVTEDEKEAVVAFYQAPTSKKTIVLISHFDTVGVEDFGSYSEYAFDPDALKNIFKENSSYLSEDAIEDLNRDTYLFGRGVMDMKAGLMLHLSLIEQASIEAWDINLILVTVPDEEVNSSGMRKAVETIARLKQQHQLDIQLHLNSEPTFQQASADEQHYIYSGSIGKIMPGVLCYGKETHVGNPMDGLSSNFMMSYINQAIEYNGIFKETFENETTPLPVSLMTRDIKQTYDVQTPFRTMALFNMFLFKQKPADLYRQFIDTVIKATERCESDWLSILESEDIPFDTKINVLTFEQLKTYAIKHHGEAFVNKEITAVIQQTKDLHLQSIKVTDRLMQICRNIAPAVVTFFATPYYPAVNTSYDAKVEETIELVRQTLQEQFQRKSERIHYFNGISDSSYLNFSGDMSQMITYQQNAPNFNQTYSIPFEAIQAISAPTILCGPIGKDAHKLSERLHKDSAFIELPFVLTRIVKSYI, encoded by the coding sequence GTGGCACAGGAACTATGGCAAACTTATGAAGATAGATTGAAATTATTAAAAAATTTAGTTAAACATGAAACGGTTACTAATACTCAAGGTGAGATTGCATTTCCTAATTTTGTAAAGAATCTGCTATTAAAATTGGATTATTTTCAACAGCATCAATCTCAGGTTTTACTTGAAGTTACTGAAGATGAAAAAGAAGCTGTTGTAGCTTTTTATCAGGCACCTACTTCTAAAAAAACAATCGTACTAATCAGTCATTTTGATACTGTAGGTGTAGAAGACTTTGGCTCATATAGTGAGTATGCTTTTGATCCTGATGCATTAAAGAATATTTTTAAAGAGAATAGTAGTTATCTTAGTGAAGATGCTATTGAGGATTTAAATCGTGATACATATTTATTTGGTCGTGGTGTAATGGATATGAAGGCAGGTTTAATGCTACATTTATCCTTAATAGAACAAGCGAGTATTGAAGCATGGGATATTAATTTAATTTTAGTCACAGTACCAGATGAGGAAGTGAATTCTTCAGGTATGCGCAAAGCTGTCGAGACCATTGCAAGATTAAAACAACAACATCAGTTAGATATTCAGCTTCATTTAAACAGTGAACCTACTTTCCAACAGGCAAGTGCAGATGAACAGCACTATATATATTCTGGCTCTATTGGAAAAATAATGCCAGGTGTATTATGTTATGGAAAAGAAACTCATGTAGGAAATCCAATGGATGGATTGAGCTCTAACTTTATGATGAGTTATATTAATCAAGCGATAGAATATAATGGTATATTTAAAGAAACATTTGAAAATGAAACGACACCTTTGCCTGTTTCGTTAATGACAAGAGATATTAAACAAACATACGATGTACAAACACCATTTAGAACAATGGCATTATTTAATATGTTCCTTTTCAAACAGAAACCTGCTGACTTATATAGACAATTTATAGATACAGTAATAAAAGCAACAGAACGTTGTGAAAGTGATTGGTTATCAATTTTAGAAAGTGAAGATATTCCTTTTGATACTAAAATTAATGTACTGACATTTGAACAATTGAAAACATATGCGATTAAACATCATGGTGAAGCATTTGTAAATAAAGAAATAACAGCAGTGATACAGCAAACTAAAGATCTACATTTACAAAGTATTAAAGTGACAGATAGATTAATGCAAATTTGCAGAAATATTGCGCCAGCGGTCGTGACTTTTTTTGCAACGCCATATTATCCAGCAGTTAATACGTCTTATGATGCAAAAGTTGAGGAAACTATTGAATTGGTCCGTCAAACTTTACAAGAACAATTTCAACGTAAAAGTGAACGTATACATTATTTTAATGGTATTAGTGATAGTAGTTATTTGAATTTTTCAGGCGACATGTCTCAAATGATTACTTATCAGCAAAACGCACCTAATTTTAATCAAACTTATTCGATTCCTTTTGAAGCGATACAAGCTATTAGTGCGCCAACCATACTCTGTGGACCAATTGGTAAAGATGCACATAAATTAAGTGAAAGATTACATAAGGATAGTGCATTTATAGAATTACCATTCGTATTAACTCGTATCGTAAAGTCATATATTTAA
- a CDS encoding MFS transporter: MESTHSFEGDNKLLVGIFLGVITFWLFAQSLVNIIPDLESSFDTNYGTINVAVSLTALLCGLFVVGTGGLADRYGRVKMTYIGLILSIVGSLLIIIPGFMPLLVVGRAIQGLSAACIMPSTLAIINEYYIGSRRQRALSYWSIGSWGGTGVCSLFGGVMSTFIGWRSIFIISILVALMAMFLMRHTPETKAVQTEETKQAKFDIVGLIILIIAMLSVNLIITESSDYGLFSPFIMALIVVFIISTLCFLYYEGKVKNPLIDFKLFKHKGYSGATISNFLLNAVAGTLIVANTYFQSGLHFSSFQSGVMSITYLVAVLVMIRVGEKVLQKIGPRRPMLIGAALNAIGIILISFTFLPTPVYIVTCIIGYLIYGMGLGMYATPSTDTAVSTAPEDKVGVASGVYKMASSLGNSFGVALSGTIFTVMTVVSNIQVGAMFGLWFNAALAIIAFLAVLILVPKNQFNN; the protein is encoded by the coding sequence ATGGAATCAACACATTCGTTTGAAGGAGATAATAAACTTCTTGTTGGTATTTTCTTAGGAGTCATTACATTTTGGTTGTTTGCACAATCATTAGTAAATATTATTCCAGATTTAGAATCATCATTTGATACGAATTATGGAACAATAAATGTGGCTGTAAGTTTAACTGCATTATTATGTGGTTTATTTGTAGTAGGAACAGGAGGGCTTGCTGATAGATATGGCAGGGTGAAAATGACCTATATCGGATTGATATTAAGTATTGTTGGTTCGTTATTAATCATAATACCAGGGTTTATGCCATTACTTGTTGTTGGACGCGCGATTCAAGGGTTATCTGCAGCATGTATTATGCCTTCAACTTTGGCAATTATCAATGAATATTATATTGGTAGTCGTCGTCAGCGCGCATTGAGTTATTGGTCAATCGGTTCTTGGGGAGGCACAGGAGTTTGTTCGTTATTTGGCGGTGTAATGTCTACGTTTATTGGTTGGAGATCAATATTCATTATTTCAATTCTTGTAGCATTAATGGCAATGTTTCTAATGAGACATACACCAGAAACAAAAGCCGTACAAACTGAAGAAACAAAACAAGCTAAATTTGACATAGTAGGCCTTATTATTTTAATTATTGCAATGCTAAGTGTTAATTTAATTATCACAGAATCATCTGATTATGGGCTTTTCTCACCATTTATCATGGCACTAATTGTTGTATTTATTATTTCAACACTTTGCTTTTTATATTATGAAGGTAAAGTTAAAAATCCACTTATAGATTTTAAACTATTTAAACATAAAGGTTATAGTGGTGCTACAATCTCTAACTTTTTATTAAATGCAGTGGCAGGGACACTTATTGTCGCTAATACGTATTTCCAATCAGGATTACATTTTAGTTCCTTCCAATCTGGTGTCATGTCTATTACGTATTTAGTAGCTGTGCTTGTAATGATTAGAGTCGGAGAAAAAGTGTTACAAAAGATTGGTCCAAGAAGACCGATGCTAATTGGTGCAGCACTTAATGCTATAGGAATTATTTTAATTTCATTCACGTTTTTACCTACGCCAGTTTATATTGTAACTTGTATAATAGGTTATTTAATCTATGGTATGGGATTAGGTATGTACGCAACACCATCGACAGATACAGCAGTATCAACTGCCCCAGAAGATAAAGTTGGGGTTGCGTCTGGTGTTTATAAAATGGCATCATCATTAGGAAATTCATTTGGTGTCGCATTATCTGGTACTATCTTTACTGTGATGACTGTAGTTTCAAATATACAAGTTGGAGCAATGTTTGGCTTGTGGTTCAATGCAGCATTAGCAATTATCGCATTTTTGGCAGTACTCATATTAGTACCAAAAAATCAATTTAATAATTAA